From the genome of Clostridia bacterium, one region includes:
- a CDS encoding methyl-accepting chemotaxis protein yields the protein MKIKFRKIKSEKIKPPKVKPIKVKSEKVKFKKIKLTIGKKIVLGFLAVVIIFSMATFYTYSTIKSLNLGYEKLINETTESVIMAESMKSDALKKVLALNKFIIGGDKKNLDMIAEYDNSFNESKYYLEKLLVSDESKNALKELSNANSEYNSLVDEIKALLENKEDDKVIEVLNGKGAQTLEDIGLSADTIVRLAEGLLDKGNAEQTANGQSIIKNLLFLTLITIIVSILMALYISKVISKPVVKLSKGAEKIAEGDLTVEEINVKNRDEIGDLAISFSKMLGNLKRVVEKTMGSSNEVAASAQELMAGSEAASSTSEEILASIQNVSMGIQNQKFSIDSISSAMEETSAEIEQIAANMQFVNNNAQELSNLSNKGYKDLADVINQMEKINVSSKNSVDAVKSLEGMSQKVQAILSMITDVSSQTNLLALNAAIEAARAGEQGRGFAVVADEVRKLAEQSNSAAHEISDTIKAMNDQIKMIVNIIEGEASEVYAGTKVVSQASSSFDEISKGVGSIISQVQEVSSAVQQITAGIEQVVSATGEILESAANSSSSVQEVSLAIEEQAASLEKISNKASVLATLAAELDTTVSIFKIK from the coding sequence ATGAAAATTAAATTTAGAAAAATCAAGTCAGAAAAAATTAAGCCCCCAAAAGTCAAGCCCATAAAGGTAAAGTCCGAAAAAGTAAAGTTTAAAAAGATTAAATTAACTATAGGAAAAAAAATAGTTCTAGGGTTCCTGGCAGTTGTAATTATTTTTTCGATGGCTACATTTTATACATATAGTACAATTAAAAGTTTAAATCTGGGATATGAAAAGCTTATTAATGAAACAACAGAGAGCGTAATAATGGCTGAAAGCATGAAGTCAGATGCACTTAAAAAGGTGTTAGCCCTTAATAAATTTATTATAGGCGGTGACAAAAAGAATCTGGACATGATAGCCGAGTATGACAATTCTTTCAATGAAAGTAAGTATTACCTTGAAAAGCTGCTTGTTTCAGATGAAAGTAAAAATGCTCTAAAGGAACTGTCAAATGCAAATTCTGAATATAACAGCCTAGTTGATGAAATAAAGGCACTGCTGGAAAACAAAGAAGATGATAAGGTAATTGAAGTCCTAAATGGCAAGGGGGCCCAGACATTGGAGGATATTGGCCTAAGTGCTGATACGATTGTGAGACTGGCAGAAGGCTTATTGGATAAGGGAAATGCAGAGCAAACTGCCAATGGGCAATCCATTATTAAAAATCTGTTATTTTTAACTCTTATCACAATTATAGTATCGATACTAATGGCATTATATATTTCAAAAGTAATATCAAAACCTGTAGTTAAATTGTCAAAAGGTGCAGAAAAAATTGCTGAAGGGGATTTGACTGTAGAGGAAATAAATGTTAAGAATAGGGACGAGATAGGCGACTTGGCAATATCATTTAGTAAAATGCTCGGCAATCTTAAGAGAGTTGTAGAAAAAACAATGGGAAGCTCAAATGAGGTGGCCGCTTCTGCACAGGAACTCATGGCAGGAAGTGAGGCTGCATCTTCTACTTCGGAGGAGATACTGGCTTCCATACAGAATGTTTCAATGGGTATTCAAAACCAGAAATTTAGCATAGATAGCATATCAAGTGCCATGGAAGAAACTTCGGCAGAAATAGAGCAGATCGCTGCTAATATGCAATTTGTCAATAATAATGCACAGGAACTGAGCAACTTATCCAATAAAGGGTATAAGGATCTTGCAGATGTAATCAATCAAATGGAGAAGATCAATGTAAGTTCAAAGAATTCGGTAGATGCAGTAAAATCACTTGAGGGAATGTCCCAAAAAGTACAGGCTATATTAAGCATGATAACTGACGTTTCAAGTCAAACCAACCTTTTGGCGCTTAATGCAGCTATCGAGGCGGCAAGGGCGGGAGAACAGGGGAGAGGGTTTGCTGTTGTAGCAGATGAGGTCAGAAAGCTTGCTGAGCAGTCAAATTCTGCTGCACACGAAATATCTGATACAATAAAGGCTATGAATGATCAAATCAAGATGATAGTTAACATAATTGAAGGCGAAGCATCAGAAGTATATGCGGGGACAAAGGTTGTAAGCCAAGCTAGTTCATCTTTTGATGAAATATCAAAGGGCGTTGGAAGTATAATATCTCAGGTGCAGGAGGTAAGTTCAGCTGTCCAACAGATAACCGCAGGGATAGAACAGGTAGTTTCAGCAACCGGAGAAATACTGGAATCTGCTGCAAACAGCTCTTCAAGCGTGCAGGAGGTTTCTTTGGCGATAGAAGAACAAGCTGCAAGCTTGGAGAAAATATCAAACAAGGCATCTGTTCTTGCAACACTTGCAGCTGAACTTGATACAACCGTTTCTATCTTCAAGATTAAATAG
- a CDS encoding IclR family transcriptional regulator — translation MKISTEDKFYIQSINRALTIVDVIGKSSDAGLTLTTISNQTKLHISTVYRILQNLISWNYVKEGEGGIYTLGYELITLGNIAKENIGIRNVAHQFLEELGDSTKETIYLAILDEINDQVMYIDKIDSKGNIKLAAGIGSRNSIHSTANGKVLVSAYSDERIKSMLAASGMPTHTDSTITDVETYLNEVRKVREEGYAIDNLENEPGVRCVAAPIYDYRKKIIASISLSGISSAITLETIEDKYKQMVIETTEKISKELGFRK, via the coding sequence GTGAAGATATCTACTGAGGACAAGTTCTATATACAATCAATTAACAGAGCGCTGACTATTGTTGATGTGATTGGTAAATCTAGTGATGCGGGATTGACCCTTACAACCATCTCAAACCAGACTAAGCTCCATATAAGTACGGTTTACAGAATACTTCAGAACTTAATTTCATGGAACTACGTGAAGGAAGGCGAAGGTGGTATATACACCCTTGGTTATGAACTAATCACATTAGGCAATATAGCTAAAGAAAACATAGGCATACGAAATGTAGCACATCAGTTCCTGGAAGAACTGGGTGACTCAACCAAGGAAACCATATATCTAGCAATACTTGATGAAATAAATGACCAAGTTATGTATATAGATAAGATAGACAGTAAAGGTAATATAAAGCTAGCTGCAGGGATAGGCTCCAGAAACAGTATTCACTCAACTGCCAATGGCAAGGTTTTGGTTTCTGCTTATAGCGACGAAAGAATAAAAAGCATGTTAGCAGCCTCGGGTATGCCTACACACACTGATTCAACTATAACTGATGTCGAGACATATTTAAATGAAGTAAGAAAAGTAAGAGAAGAGGGCTATGCCATCGATAATCTTGAGAATGAGCCCGGGGTGAGATGTGTTGCTGCACCTATATATGACTACAGGAAAAAGATTATTGCATCCATAAGCTTATCAGGTATATCTTCTGCTATAACCCTTGAAACTATTGAAGACAAATATAAACAGATGGTCATTGAAACTACTGAAAAGATATCAAAGGAATTGGGATTCAGGAAATAA
- a CDS encoding VOC family protein: MSMIKGIEHIGICAEDTSSLKDWYVKLFGFKVVYENNKTPKSYILYINDGSMIEIYPASEDSKISSNKIKGIRHIALIADNFEEMCETLKDNCVEIIEEAKVSASGVKTIFFRDIENNVLHLIDRPNPLAP, from the coding sequence ATGAGTATGATAAAAGGTATTGAGCATATTGGAATTTGTGCAGAAGATACCAGCTCTTTGAAAGACTGGTATGTAAAGCTTTTTGGGTTTAAAGTGGTATACGAAAACAATAAGACTCCTAAATCCTACATATTATATATAAATGACGGCAGCATGATAGAGATTTACCCTGCCAGTGAGGATTCAAAAATCTCCAGTAACAAGATTAAAGGCATAAGACACATAGCTTTAATAGCCGATAACTTTGAAGAAATGTGTGAGACTTTAAAGGATAATTGTGTGGAAATAATAGAAGAGGCAAAAGTTTCAGCATCAGGAGTTAAGACTATATTCTTTAGAGACATAGAAAACAATGTTCTCCATTTGATTGATAGGCCGAACCCTCTTGCTCCATAG
- a CDS encoding sugar kinase yields MKKIVTFGEMMLRLAPVGYDRFVQAKEFGAVYGGGEANVAVSLANYGKNTYFVTKLPKHEIGQAAVNELRRYGVDTQYITRGGDRVGIYFCEKGASQRPSKVIYDRACSAISEAKKEDFNWEMIMENVEWFHFTGITPALSDNMAAITMDAILAAKKAGATVSVDLNYRKKLWSTEKAGKVMEELVKHCDVVIANEEDAEKVFGIKAEGTDITGGTLSDEGYKKVSAELVSRFGLKCAAITLRESISASENNWSAMLYDGTNFYKSKKYSIHIVDRVGGGDSFGAGLIYGLTSGYDMQKSLEFAVAASCLKHTIEGDANHVSISEVESLMEGDASGRVQR; encoded by the coding sequence ATGAAGAAAATAGTGACCTTTGGAGAGATGATGCTGCGCCTTGCACCTGTTGGATATGATAGGTTCGTGCAGGCGAAAGAATTTGGAGCTGTATACGGTGGGGGAGAGGCAAATGTTGCTGTATCTCTTGCAAACTACGGGAAAAATACTTACTTTGTAACCAAGCTTCCAAAACATGAGATTGGGCAGGCTGCAGTAAACGAGCTTAGGCGCTACGGAGTAGATACCCAGTATATTACCCGAGGCGGAGATAGAGTTGGCATATACTTCTGTGAAAAGGGAGCATCTCAGAGGCCTTCGAAAGTAATATATGACAGAGCTTGTTCTGCCATTTCCGAAGCAAAAAAAGAAGACTTTAATTGGGAGATGATCATGGAGAATGTGGAGTGGTTCCACTTTACAGGAATTACCCCTGCCCTTAGCGACAATATGGCCGCGATTACAATGGACGCCATACTTGCAGCAAAAAAAGCCGGAGCTACAGTCAGCGTTGACTTAAATTACAGGAAAAAACTATGGTCTACAGAAAAAGCGGGCAAGGTTATGGAAGAGCTCGTAAAACATTGTGATGTAGTGATAGCAAATGAGGAAGATGCAGAAAAGGTATTCGGAATAAAAGCAGAAGGCACAGATATAACAGGAGGAACCTTAAGTGACGAAGGTTACAAAAAAGTTTCTGCCGAACTCGTTTCAAGATTTGGTTTAAAATGTGCTGCCATAACATTAAGGGAGAGCATAAGTGCATCGGAAAACAATTGGTCTGCGATGTTATACGACGGGACTAATTTCTATAAATCCAAGAAATACTCCATCCACATTGTCGATAGAGTGGGCGGCGGCGACTCCTTTGGGGCAGGACTCATATATGGTTTGACTTCGGGGTATGATATGCAAAAGTCCTTGGAGTTTGCAGTTGCAGCATCCTGTTTAAAGCATACCATAGAAGGAGATGCCAATCATGTGTCTATAAGCGAGGTTGAATCCCTTATGGAAGGAGACGCATCAGGCAGGGTGCAGAGGTAG
- a CDS encoding bifunctional 4-hydroxy-2-oxoglutarate aldolase/2-dehydro-3-deoxy-phosphogluconate aldolase has translation MERINTIMRIANEGIVAVIRAESKDQGLKIVDAVKQGGIKTLEVTMTVPGAIDIIKEITEYYKNEDVIIGAGTVLDPETARACILAGAKYIVSPSINPETIKLCNRYRIPVMPGIMTVKEAIEALELGAEILKIFPGSAFGPDIIKAFKGPLPQGNFMPTGGVNLSNVKDWIKAGAIAVGTGGDLTKGAKTGDYALVTQTANAFVEAVKSARLNR, from the coding sequence ATGGAAAGAATTAATACAATCATGAGGATAGCTAACGAAGGCATAGTAGCGGTTATAAGGGCAGAATCCAAGGATCAGGGACTTAAAATAGTCGATGCAGTCAAACAAGGCGGCATAAAGACCCTTGAAGTTACGATGACTGTACCCGGTGCTATAGATATTATTAAGGAAATAACTGAATACTACAAAAATGAAGATGTAATAATCGGTGCGGGTACAGTACTTGATCCTGAAACTGCAAGAGCCTGCATCCTGGCTGGAGCTAAATATATAGTAAGTCCCAGCATAAATCCTGAGACAATAAAACTCTGTAACAGATACAGGATACCCGTGATGCCAGGCATAATGACCGTAAAGGAAGCTATTGAAGCTTTGGAACTTGGAGCAGAAATTTTAAAAATATTCCCCGGAAGCGCATTTGGTCCTGATATCATTAAGGCATTTAAGGGACCTCTACCTCAGGGTAATTTCATGCCTACAGGTGGTGTAAATCTCTCAAATGTAAAGGATTGGATAAAGGCTGGAGCTATTGCAGTAGGTACAGGTGGAGATTTGACGAAAGGTGCTAAGACCGGAGACTATGCTCTTGTCACCCAGACTGCAAATGCATTTGTTGAAGCTGTAAAATCTGCAAGGCTAAATAGATAG
- a CDS encoding 2-oxoacid:acceptor oxidoreductase family protein has translation MIEVRWHARGGQGGFTAAKLLGLAASVFGDNYAQAFPSFGPERRGAPVLGFTRVDNKPIGDHSQVYECDYVVVLDETLMEVVNVTSGLKEGGILLINSKSSPESFGFKENFKVITLNATDIAEEELKAPITNTTMMGALAAVADFVSIESVLKAIDKGMSENLREKNKRAVLRAYNTLRGVK, from the coding sequence TTGATTGAAGTAAGATGGCATGCAAGAGGTGGACAAGGCGGCTTTACGGCTGCTAAATTATTGGGACTAGCAGCATCAGTTTTTGGTGATAACTATGCGCAGGCATTTCCTTCTTTTGGTCCAGAGAGAAGAGGAGCACCTGTACTCGGTTTTACCAGAGTTGATAATAAACCAATAGGTGACCACAGCCAGGTATATGAGTGTGACTATGTAGTTGTACTGGATGAAACACTCATGGAGGTCGTAAATGTTACAAGCGGTTTAAAAGAGGGTGGCATACTTCTCATCAATTCAAAGTCAAGTCCGGAAAGCTTTGGCTTTAAAGAAAACTTTAAGGTTATAACGTTGAATGCGACGGATATTGCAGAGGAAGAGCTAAAAGCTCCAATTACCAACACTACTATGATGGGTGCACTGGCGGCAGTTGCAGACTTTGTTAGTATCGAATCAGTATTAAAGGCTATTGATAAGGGAATGTCGGAGAATCTGAGAGAGAAGAATAAAAGAGCTGTACTACGAGCCTATAATACACTGCGGGGGGTGAAATAG
- a CDS encoding 4Fe-4S binding protein has product MAKPQIVKYKMPECKDDMPFGPSSESGVIIEPNAGWRVERPILDNSKCIMCLRCWLLCPDGVIDKEKGSLEIDYNFCKGCGICAYECPKNAITMVKEGE; this is encoded by the coding sequence ATGGCAAAGCCTCAAATAGTCAAGTACAAAATGCCGGAATGCAAAGACGATATGCCTTTTGGACCAAGCTCAGAATCAGGTGTCATTATAGAGCCCAATGCAGGATGGCGGGTGGAGAGACCTATTCTTGACAACTCCAAATGCATAATGTGCTTAAGGTGCTGGCTTTTATGCCCGGACGGCGTCATTGACAAGGAAAAAGGGTCTCTTGAGATAGATTATAATTTCTGTAAAGGCTGTGGAATATGTGCATATGAATGTCCCAAAAATGCAATAACCATGGTTAAGGAGGGCGAATAG